In Candida dubliniensis CD36 chromosome 6, complete sequence, the following are encoded in one genomic region:
- a CDS encoding positive regulator of mannosyltransferase, putative (Similar to S. cerevisiae MNN4;~In S. cerevisiae: putative positive regulator of mannosylphosphate transferase (Mnn6p), involved in mannosylphosphorylation of N-linked oligosaccharides), whose translation MSLVKSITSTKQSNKLIKGILFTLVLMNLIYFTLVIHNNNKESISLIASKLSSPANNKDQSISNTADDELLSSSKQQQQDTHESVLEEHEKEQQKQQQQQQQQSLSDEDIQFKKLVDVKLNSIKKNQDKYYMTDTDLHETKINVPIKQFLRKYESSESWINKNELYYDPRFTLSIYLNELYMQYLEMSDEQLIDANDNQHLIGGKINSNELPEISLPFNWVDWIDLTMLNKELSKPMDQRLKCHDIQENSHSRPDTSYFCTDNEDISEETFQQFFKMGYKYKTQFPGFIINDHERHEHYCDNDYRVMQAKAYTMTHLVNPLKVIILGDDKKDSNGGTFEFNVDNSNTRLTSSKLIDRYMETHGYYTHKQDSNVDIVRNGKRFFFDSSEDQNEVPDTIEMDYLSIWNKLNEKVVPKYLSPNETGYNNFLNMRDKNVMVLQESKFMEPPSIASQIQQYTGKPEAELSPQEKLYLQGLQECSKYTDKNEIRYFRMAVINPGDPKNRENEWGWHYDWRFFNGALNYEKPNWNQQELTHRTNIILDRLLRNWSKFAMEKGIITWIMHGPLLSWYWNGLLFPYDNDIDIQMPIDELVNLAKNYNQTLVVENPSEGYGKYLIEVNTYFHNRGISVEQNHIDARFHDVDSGIYIDITALSSSNAEVPGEYKQEKTIKLIDDLAKPHSNEDKGEQINSENQLIFNDRRKHFYKIDQISPLKFTMMQGIPVMVPNQITNRLQFEYSKGLNSLEFDDWFYIKQLNLWIHKDNIIPILNDQTKTSKEDILKQIQPPSSLSNDQILKLLNNEEILQEYYLTKSLTRFHDFEKQILFDDNGNDKPIDLIKYKTYKKGLKMVKPLRKALYEYENIERIKHHH comes from the coding sequence ATGTCGCTCgttaaatcaataacatCGACGAAGCAGtcaaacaaattgattaagGGGATTTTATTCACACTTgtgttgatgaatttgatttatttcaCATTAGTCATtcataataacaacaaagaaagcATTTCTCTCATTGCTTCGAAGTTGAGTTCCCCTGCTAATAACAAAGAccaatcaatatcaaacaCTGCTGATGATGAACTATTGTCTTCttcaaaacaacaacagcaagaTACTCACGAATCTGTCCTTGAAGAACATGAAAAGGAACAACAgaaacagcaacaacaacaacagcaacaatcACTTTCAGACGAAGATatccaattcaaaaaattagTTGAtgttaaattgaattcaattaaaaaaaatcaagaCAAATATTACATGACCGATACTGATTTGCATGAAACTAAAATCAATGTTccaatcaaacaattcttAAGGAAATATGAAAGCTCAGAATCATGGATTaacaaaaatgaattatattATGATCCAAGATTCACATTATCAATATACTTGAATGAATTATACATGCAATATCTAGAAATGAGTGATGAACAGTTGATTGATGCTAATGATAATCAGCATTTAATTGGTGGGAAAATAAATTCTAATGAATTGCCAGAAATTAGTTTACCTTTTAATTGGGTTGATTGGATTGATTTGACTATGttaaataaagaattatcTAAACCAATGGATCAACGACTTAAATGCCATGATATTCAAGAAAATAGCCATTCAAGACCCGACACATCTTATTTCTGTACtgataatgaagatatAAGTGAAGAAacttttcaacaatttttcaaaatggGATACAAATATAAGACCCAGTTTCCTGGTTTTATAATCAATGATCACGAAAGACACGAACATTATTGTGATAATGATTATCGTGTAATGCAAGCTAAAGCATATACCATGACACATTTAGTGAACCCACTTAAAGTTATTATTTTGGGTGATGATAAAAAGGATAGTAATGGTGGTACATTTGAGTTTAACgttgataattcaaatacCCGTTTGACAAGTAGTAAATTGATCGATAGATATATGGAAACCCATGGCTATTACACTCATAAACAAGATTCAaatgttgatattgttcGTAATGGGAAAAGATTCTTTTTCGATTCTTCAGAAGATCAAAATGAAGTCCCTGATACTATTGAAATGgattatttatcaatttggaataaattaaatgaaaaagttgTTCCTAAATATTTATCCCCCAATGAAACTGGATACAACAACTTTTTGAATATGAGAGATAAAAATGTGATGGTTTTAcaagaatcaaaatttaTGGAACCACCATCAATTGCATcacaaattcaacaatataCTGGGAAACCAGAAGCTGAATTGTCACCACAAGAAAAATTGTATTTGCAAGGATTACAAGAATGTTCCAAATATACTgacaaaaatgaaattagaTATTTCCGTATGGCAGTAATTAACCCTGGTGATCCGAAAAACCGTGAAAATGAATGGGGGTGGCATTATGATTGGCGGTTTTTCAATGGTGCCTTAAATTATGAAAAACCCAATTGGaatcaacaagaattaaCTCATCGTACTAATATCATTTTGGATAGACTATTACGTAATTGGTCCAAATTTGCTATGGAAAAGGGGATCATTACCTGGATTATGCATGGTCCATTATTATCTTGGTATTGGAATGGATTATTGTTCCCatatgataatgatattgatattcaaATGCCTATTGATGAGTTAGTCAATTTGGCGAAAAACTATAATCAAACATTAGTTGTTGAAAACCCAAGTGAAGGTTATGggaaatatttaattgaagTTAACACTTATTTCCATAACCGGGGGATCTCAGTTGAACAAAATCATATTGATGCTAGGTTCCATGATGTTGATTCTGGGATCTATATTGACATAACAGCATTGAGTAGCTCTAATGCTGAAGTCCCTGGCGAATATAAACAGGAAAAAACcattaaattgattgatgatttagCTAAACCACATTCAAATGAAGACAAAGGAGAACAAATAAATTCAGAAAACCAATTGATCTTCAATGATAGACGTAAAcatttttataaaataGACCAGATTTCTCCATTGAAATTTACCATGATGCAAGGAATCCCTGTAATGGTACCTAATCAAATCACCAATCGTTtacaatttgaatattcaaAAGGATTAAATTCTTTGGAATTCGATGATTGGTTTTACATTAAACAACTTAATCTTTGGATTCACAAAGATAATATAATACCTATTTTGAATGATCAAACTAAAACTTCAAAAGAAGATATTTTGAAGCAAATCCAACCcccatcatcattatccaatgatcaaatattgaaattattgaataatgaagaaattttacaagaatACTATTTGACGAAATCGTTGACTAGATTCcatgattttgaaaaacaaattttatttgatgataatggaAATGATAAACCAATAGatctaataaaatataaaactTATAAAAAGGGATTGAAAATGGTTAAACCATTGAGAAAAGCATtatatgaatatgaaaatattgaaagaatAAAGCATCATCATTAG
- a CDS encoding centromere-associated protein, putative (Similar to S. cerevisiae MIF2;~In S. cerevisiae: kinetochore protein with homology to human CENP-C, required for structural integrity of the spindle during anaphase spindle elongation, interacts with histones H2A, H2B, and H4, phosphorylated by Ipl1p), which translates to MYLSNLGGQSRKTGIRPKTNLKTDKYGMEDVDEFFEDDEDDRMNKSKGQKSTISLPRAEEVSKYKSTISQPFNNIARKINFNQEDDETFNLPSTSTSSATATTSSVSNKKSPVTTQQSPLRSPLPEQDYDYNQFDVEEDYGDITEEDRQPSPPPPPSVPKSNTETKSNTKSSKAASSFTKKMALGKTKKLPSSFDSANTTSVTEYFDEEEDDDDDRDYGESQQDSIEDSMMDSTFNDYSQPSSNIKSKTRRKIIKESPLPSPPPDNPNGLRRSKRTRIKPLAFWRNERIIYSKDLDYDDEQDTTLARDIHNIPLQSIKEVVHIPDNETVDNSRSPNSTTGAAASGSTKRRSNRKRTYKQSSVVAPTDYDYESDPEISGSEWFKEDNLSLEVNDNGESRVRKIAYNHKGGNYVKPTDDNYLVASLFDEDKSFFAGGMLQLPVDGFKPPVTVTGSTYMFNVMKGLIQVTLNENMFVVTKGCKVQIPEGNEYSLRNIGQGDAYLFFVQIRKPEEIDTNW; encoded by the coding sequence ATGTATTTATCTAATCTTGGTGGTCAATCTAGAAAAACAGGTATCAGACccaaaacaaatttgaaaactgaTAAATATGGTATGGAAGATGTGGATGAATTTTTcgaagatgatgaagatgacaGGATGAACAAACTGAAAGGGCAAAAACTGACAATATCATTACCCCGAGCAGAAGAAGTGTCCAAATACAAATCAACCATTAGTCAACCGTTTAATAATATAGCTCggaaaatcaatttcaatcaaGAGGATGATGAAACATTTAATTTACcatcaacttcaacttCATCAGCTACAGCAACTACATCTTCAGTGTCAAATAAGAAATCACCTGTTACAACTCAACAGTCACCCTTGCGCTCACCATTACCAGAACAAGACTATGATTATAATCAGTTTGATGTGGAAGAAGATTATGGTGACATAACTGAAGAAGACAGACAACCATCTCCGCCCCCACCTCCATCAgtaccaaaatcaaatacaGAAACAAAATCCAATACCAAATCATCTAAAGCAGCTTCATCatttaccaaaaaaatGGCATTGggtaaaactaaaaaactACCGTCAAGTTTTGATTCAGCAAATACAACTAGTGTCACCgaatattttgatgaagaagaagatgatgacgatgacaGAGATTATGGTGAATCACAACAGGACTCAATTGAAGATTCAATGATGGACTCGACATTTAATGATTATTCGCAACCATCAAGTAATATTAAGAGCAAGACGCgaagaaaaatcattaaagaATCGCCATTACCATCACCTCCACCAGATAATCCGAATGGATTACGAAGATCCAAACGTACAAGAATCAAACCATTGGCATTTTGGAGAAATGAACGAATCATATATTCCAAGGATTTagattatgatgatgagcAAGATACTACGTTAGCAAGAGATATACATAACATTCCATTACAACTGATTAAAGAAGTGGTACATATACCCGACAATGAAACAGTTGATAATTCAAGATCTCCAAACTCTACCACAGGTGCTGCTGCTTCTGGTTCCACTAAAAGGAGACTGAATCGGAAACGAACTTATAAACAGAGCTCCGTTGTTGCCCCCACTGATTACGATTATGAATCTGATCCTGAAATATCTGGTTCCGAATGGTTTAAAGAAGATAATTTACTGTTGGAAGTTAATGATAATGGGGAATCAAGGGTACGTAAAATTGCATATAATCATAAAGGTGGGAATTATGTAAAGCCAACTGATGATAATTATCTTGTGGCATCATTgtttgatgaagataaaaGTTTTTTTGCTGGTGGGATGTTACAATTACCAGTTGACGGATTTAAGCCACCAGTTACAGTGACTGGTAGTACATATATGTTTAATGTGATGAAAGGATTGATTCAAGTCACattgaatgaaaatatGTTTGTTGTTACTAAAGGTTGTAAAGTCCAAATCCCTGAAGGTAATGAATATTCTTTGAGGAATATTGGTCAAGGAGATGCTTATTTATTCTTTGTTCAAATTAGGAAACCAGAAGAAATCGATACGAATTGGTAA
- a CDS encoding mRNA turnover protein MRT4 (Similar to S. cerevisiae MRT4;~In S. cerevisiae: protein involved in mRNA turnover and ribosome assembly, localizes to the nucleolus): protein MPRSKRSKLVTLAQTEKKGKENKTRLFDEVRTALDTYKYIWVLQFDDIRTPVLQDVRNDWVGSKLILGKRKVLQKALGETVEEEYKDNLHQLSKLCEGLPGLLFTDELPETVDAYFKAYSKQDYSRAKSRAPIDFTIPAGIVYSRGGQISIEEDVPMSHSLEETLRNKLKVPTKIKAGKIVLEEPYVVCNKGDVLDTRQAMLLKQFGVAASEFKIPILGYYYDGEVHKYDNQQTV from the coding sequence ATGCCTAGATCAAAACGTTCGAAACTTGTTACTTTAGCACAGACCGAAAAGAAGGGGAAAGAGAATAAGACTCGTTTGTTTGACGAAGTTAGAACTGCATTAGATacttataaatatatatggGTTTTAcaatttgatgatattaGAACCCCTGTATTGCAAGACGTTAGAAATGATTGGGTTGgatcaaaattaattttgggtaaaagaaaagtgtTACAAAAGGCACTAGGTGAAACcgttgaagaagaatataaGGACAATTTACATCAATTATCTAAATTGTGTGAAGGATTACCAGGATTATTATTCACGGATGAATTACCAGAAACTGTTGATGCTTATTTCAAAGCATATTCCAAACAAGATTATTCTAGAGCTAAATCTAGAGCACCAATAGATTTCACTATACCTGCTGGGATTGTTTATTCCCGAGGTGGACAAATTTCAATAGAAGAGGATGTTCCAATGTCACATTCTTTGGAAGAGACTTTgagaaacaaattgaaggtaccaaccaaaatcaaagcAGGTAAAATTGTTCTTGAGGAGCCGTATGTTGTTTGTAACAAAGGTGATGTTTTAGATACTAGACAAGCTATgttattgaaacaatttggTGTTGCTGCCAGTGAATTTAAAATTCCTATTCTTGGTTATTACTATGATGGAGAAGTGCATAAGTATGATAACCAGCAAACTGTATAA
- a CDS encoding transcription factor with zinc cluster DNA-binding motif, putative (Similar to S. cerevisiae LYS14;~In S. cerevisiae: transcriptional activator involved in regulation of genes of the lysine biosynthesis pathway) translates to MSQSPSSLSSATSSSSRVNSPSDQPPPPRVRKSYSRNGCRECKRRKIRCPEEKPYCSTCVRLGKQCSYPLAGEKVLRISRRLIKEEIENMGKSTQFLPVQYDIPRRIKPQTQSSIKPSPLNIENLINSNDFLSDSDLNILTADLNNLVSDIIEVANIPILEEDFQFNFLNEPLIVEQITKNVPIDYIKLPRKHEQLYWEEFYNNFAQIIEPFQAYDAKTKKTSNPARDIILQTAATEPFLLAAILAEGANTCYLKYKRPEDERAYGAYLSKCLKLLEPARQTDINANIEAVLLTLLLLTAATATSQTQKWRPHLMGAKSLLLKAINQNVSKKFVFCKFWFVSIEILAGLSTNLGGTLQTDAEIDQLVTPGNEFEVEVLRDLGIISDQGFNILMGYDNTCLVCFRDLLKILNKKRLNVYIDTMSYVKLLSDFYNQANIVYIDSRGVIAENELTRYVSGLPVEELRINNVSYWISWQDISHQSYVLSSLIMILTRFFVIDVSGLVDKIISFIHYLSQFSDVQQHASPYLLLMIQWPLLVTGLSTTKLEQRHLLLKYFSMVGQIGAAAANVSTQILLKHWKGTIDIENDDTLIY, encoded by the coding sequence ATGTCACAATCACCATCTTCTCTATCATCTGCCACCTCATCTTCTTCACGGGTCAATTCTCCGCTGGATCAACCTCCACCTCCTAGAGTTCGTAAAAGCTATAGTCGGAATGGGTGTCGAGAATGTAAACGAAGAAAAATCCGATGTCCTGAAGAGAAACCATATTGTTCTACTTGTGTTCGACTAGGTAAACAATGTTCTTATCCATTGGCTGGTGAAAAAGTTCTTCGGATATCAAGACGATTGATTAAAGaggaaattgaaaacatgGGTAAATCGACTCAATTCTTACCGGTACAATACGATATTCCAAGAAGAATCAAACCCCAAACTCAATCACTGATTAAACCATCACcattaaatattgaaaatttgatcaatagTAACGATTTCTTAAGTGATTctgatttgaatattttaactgctgatttgaataatttagTCTCAGATATAATAGAAGTGGCCAATATTCCAATCTTGGAAGaagattttcaatttaattttttaaatgaacCCCTAATAGTTGAACAAATTACGAAAAATGttccaattgattatattaaattaCCACGCAAACATGAACAATTATATTGGGAAgaattttataataattttgctCAAATTATAGAACCATTCCAAGCATATGATgctaaaacaaaaaaaacttcaaaTCCTGCAAGAGATATAATTTTACAAACAGCAGCTACTGAACCATTCTTGTTGGCAGCAATTTTGGCCGAAGGTGCTAATACTTGTTATCTCAAGTATAAACGTCCCGAAGATGAAAGAGCATATGGGGCTTACTTGTCCAAATGTctaaaattattagaacCTGCGAGACAAACTGATATTAATGCCAATATTGAAGCAGTTCTTTTAAcgttattgttattaacTGCAGCTACTGCTACATCACAAACTCAAAAATGGCGACCTCATTTAATGGGGGCTAAAAGTTTACTATTAAAAGCCATAAATCAAAACGTTTCTAAaaaatttgtattttgtaaattttggtttgtttcaattgaaatattagCTGGGTTAAGTACCAATTTAGGTGGAACTTTACAAACCGATGCtgaaattgatcaattggttACTCCTGgcaatgaatttgaagTTGAAGTGTTAAGAGATTTGGGTATTATTAGTGATCAAGGGTTCAATATACTAATGGGGTACGATAATACATGTCTTGTTTGTTTCCGAGATTTACTTAAGATTTTGAATAAGAAAAGGTTGAACGTGTACATTGACACCATGAGCTATGTCAAATTACTCTCAGATTTTTATAATCAAGcaaatattgtttatattgATTCGCGGGGTGTGATTGctgaaaatgaattgacAAGATACGTGTCTGGATTACcagttgaagaattaaGAATAAATAATGTCAGTTATTGGATTAGTTGGCAAGACATTTCGCATCAATCATATGTATTATCGTCGTTGATTATGATTTTGACACGATTTTTCGTCATTGATGTTTCTGGGTTAGTTGATAAAATCATACTGTTTATACATTATCTCAGTCAATTTTCTGATGTACAACAACATGCTTCTCcatatttgttgttgatgattcaGTGGCCATTGTTGGTGACTGGGTTAAGTACTACGAAACTCGAACAAAGACATTTATTACTTAAATACTTCTCCATGGTTGGTCAAATTGGTGCTGCTGCCGCTAATGTTTCTACACAAATTTTACTAAAACATTGGAAGGGaacaattgatattgagAACGATGATACATTAATTTACTAA
- a CDS encoding LYR family protein, putative (From PFAM: proteins in this family have been identified as a component of the higher eukaryotic NADH complex), which yields MSSPILPFTEANSKRVTSLFRQALRTAYDHSMRWDVYRDATINIRRQFEANKHISNQQELEAAINKTKAKLAEWKHPDPYIPPCRPGGTKYQRNIPVAREPLVPGDW from the coding sequence ATGTCTTCCCCAATATTACCATTCACTGAAGCCAACTCTAAGAGAGTCACTTCATTATTTAGACAAGCTTTAAGAACCGCCTATGATCATTCAATGAGATGGGATGTTTATAGAGATGCCACCATAAATATCAGACGACAATTTGAAGCCAATAAACATATTTCTaatcaacaagaattagaaGCTGCAATTAACAAAACTAAAGCTAAATTGGCCGAATGGAAACACCCTGATCCATATATTCCACCATGTAGACCAGGCGGTACTAAATACCAAAGAAATATCCCAGTGGCAAGAGAACCACTTGTACCAGGTGATTGGTAA
- a CDS encoding fimbrin (actin bundling protein), putative (Similar to S. cerevisiae SAC6;~In S. cerevisiae: fimbrin, actin-bundling protein; cooperates with Scp1p (calponin/transgelin) in the organization and maintenance of the actin cytoskeleton), with protein MNVLKLQKKYPILDQSDLFSIIEDFRAIDLDDKGWVEKKDVINAVSKKGEYSYDQARETLKQVDVDASGHVELDDYVQLMAILKEDSSSATPPPPSSTISGNSASSPSVVSPKFKKPPPPIPTANSKNKTFLGGKTSGTTHTINDEERTEFTRHINSVLAGDPEIGDRLPFDTETFQIFDECRDGLVLSKLINDSVPDTIDTRVLNLPKAKKTLNNFQMSENANIVINSAKAIGCVVVNVHSEDIIDGKEHLILGLIWQIIRRGLLSKVDIKYHPELYRLLEEDETLEQFLRLPPEQILLRWFNYHLKNAGSQRRVTNFSKDVSDGENYTVLLHQLQPEHCDLSPLKTSDLLTRAEQVLTNADKIGCRKYLTPNSLVSGNPKLNLAFVAHLFNTHPGLQPIEEHENIEIEEFDAEGEREARVFTLWLNSLDVDPPVVSLFEDLKDGLVLLQAYDKVLAGSVSWKHVNKKVNGEVSRFKALENTNYGVEIGKANGFSLVGIEGSDIVDGNKLLTLGLVWQLMRRNIVNTLAELGKGGHNLSDADILKWANQQVSKGGKSSNVRSFSDSSLSNGVFLLDVLNGLKPGYVDYDLVYTGNSDEEKYANAKLAISIARKLGALIWLVPEDINEVRSRLILSFVGSLMAVSEK; from the coding sequence ATGaatgttttaaaattaCAGAAGAAGTATCCAATATTAGATCAATCTGATTTATTCAGTATTATTGAAGATTTCCGTGCAATTGATTTGGATGATAAAGGATGGgttgaaaagaaagacGTCATTAATGCCGTTTCTAAAAAGGGGGAATACTCTTATGATCAAGCAAGAGAGACATTAAAACaagttgatgttgatgcCTCTGGCCATGTTGAATTGGATGATTATGTGCAATTGATGGCTATATTAAAAGAAGACTCTTCATCAGCTACCCCACCTCCACCATCATCGACAATTTCTGGGAACTCCGCCAGTTCACCTTCAGTTGTTTCAcctaaatttaaaaaacctccaccaccaattCCAACTGCCAATagtaaaaacaaaactttCCTTGGCGGTAAAACATCAGGGACCACTCATActattaatgatgaagaaagaaCTGAATTTACAAGACACATCAATTCAGTTTTGGCAGGTGATCCAGAAATTGGTGATAGGTTACCATTTGATACTGAGACtttccaaatttttgatGAATGTAGAGATGGTTTGGTATTATCCAAGTTGATCAATGATTCTGTTCCAGACACAATTGATACAAGAGTTTTAAATTTACCTAAAGCTAAAAAGACTTTAAACAATTTCCAAATGTCAGAGAATGCCAACATTGTCATCAACTCAGCAAAAGCTATTGGATGTGTTGTTGTCAATGTTCATTCAGAAGATATAATTGACGGGAAGGAACATTTAATCCTTGGTTTGATTTGGCAAATCATCAGAAGAGGATTATTGTCTAAAGTTGACATTAAATATCATCCGGAATTGTATCGTTTATTAGAAGAAGACGAAACTTTGGAGCAATTTTTACGTTTACCCCCAGAACAAATCTTGTTGCGTTGGTTCAACtatcatttgaaaaatgcTGGATCACAAAGAAGAGTTaccaatttttctaaaGATGTCAGTGATGGTGAAAACTATACTGTCTTATTACATCAATTACAACCTGAGCATTGTGATTTGTCCCCATTAAAGACAAGTGATTTATTAACTAGAGCTGAGCAAGTTTTAACTAATGCCGATAAAATTGGATGTAGAAAATATTTAACACCCAATTCATTGGTTTCTGGTAACCCAAAATTAAACTTGGCCTTTGTGGCTCATTTGTTCAACACTCATCCTGGATTACAACCAATTGAAGAACAcgaaaatattgaaattgaagaatttgatgcTGAAGGAGAAAGAGAAGCCAGAGTGTTCACCTTGTGGTTGAATTCGTTGGATGTTGATCCGCCAGTTGTTTCGCTTTTCgaagatttgaaagatGGGTTAGTTTTATTACAAGCATACGATAAAGTTCTTGCAGGATCTGTGTCTTGGAAACatgtaaacaaaaaagtcAATGGAGAAGTGTCGCGTTTCAAGGCATTGGAAAACACAAACTATGGGGTTGAAATTGGTAAGGCTAACGGGTTCTCTCTTGTTGGAATTGAAGGGTCGGACATTGTGGATGGGAACAAATTATTGACATTGGGATTAGTTTGGCAATTAATGAGACGTAACATTGTTAATACCTTGGCTGAATTGGGCAAAGGTGGTCATAATCTCTCTGATGCcgatattttgaaatggGCTAACCAGCAAGTTAGCAAGGGAGGTAAATCTTCTAATGTTAGATCTTTCAGTGATTCGTCATTATCAAATGGTGTATTCTTATTGGATGTGCTTAATGGATTAAAACCTGGTTATGTTGATTATGATTTGGTTTACACTGGTAACAGTGACGAAGAGAAATATGCCAATGCCAAATTGGCCATTTCTATTGCCAGAAAATTAGGAGCTTTGATTTGGTTAGTTCCTGAAGATATCAATGAAGTCAGAAGTAGATTGATTTTGTCTTTTGTTGGAAGTTTGATGGCTGTTTCAGAAAAATAA